The Pseudomonas orientalis genome contains a region encoding:
- a CDS encoding HAD family hydrolase, with amino-acid sequence MTIRAVVFDFGGVLFDWSPQHLYRKLIADEQQRQWFLENICTQAWNTEQDAGRTLAEATRSLIAQYPEHQTLIEAYYARWHEMLRGALPEGVAILTALHQANMPLFGLTNWSAETFPYAREHYPFLQYFRDIVVSGHLKLIKPDPAIYQASLAQIRAHLPDIQAGEVVFIDDVKDNVDAAIALGWQGIHHVSAERTAARLRIVGAVF; translated from the coding sequence ATGACGATCCGTGCGGTAGTGTTTGATTTCGGTGGCGTGTTATTCGACTGGAGCCCACAGCATCTGTACCGCAAGCTCATTGCCGACGAGCAGCAGCGGCAATGGTTTCTGGAGAATATCTGCACCCAGGCCTGGAACACCGAGCAGGATGCAGGCCGAACCCTGGCTGAAGCCACCCGCAGCCTGATTGCCCAATACCCTGAACACCAGACCTTGATCGAGGCTTATTACGCACGCTGGCACGAGATGTTGCGTGGCGCGTTGCCGGAAGGGGTCGCGATTCTCACCGCGTTGCATCAGGCGAATATGCCGTTGTTCGGGCTGACCAACTGGTCGGCGGAAACCTTTCCCTATGCCCGCGAGCACTATCCGTTCCTGCAATATTTCCGCGATATCGTCGTCTCGGGCCACTTGAAACTGATCAAGCCCGACCCGGCGATCTACCAGGCCAGCCTCGCTCAAATCCGTGCCCATTTACCGGATATCCAAGCGGGTGAAGTGGTATTCATCGATGATGTCAAAGACAATGTCGACGCTGCCATCGCCCTTGGCTGGCAGGGCATTCATCATGTGTCGGCCGAGCGCACCGCCGCGCGTCTGCGCATAGTGGGGGCGGTGTTCTAG
- a CDS encoding LysR family transcriptional regulator: MDLFQAMSVYVKVVETGSMTAAAQECGMSTTMVGNHLRALEQRLGVSLLKRTTRKQNLTEFGGQYYQRCLEVLGLVADSELLAEQIHSEAPKGTLRITAPPVFGTERLVPALSEFSQRYPLIDLYVVLSNERVDLVDSGFDVAIRLGELETSSLIARPLQAYTLTLCASPEYLARRGTPQTPADLQQHDCLAFAYPATDNWRDTDKLWRMNGDEGGVEVPVAGSLTINSSQGLHQAAVNGMGIVMLADALVQPDLESGKLVALLTGYKLPSRPMHLLYRQDRYRLPKLRAFVDFVMEKWGR; this comes from the coding sequence ATGGATCTGTTCCAGGCCATGTCGGTGTACGTGAAGGTCGTCGAAACCGGCAGCATGACCGCCGCCGCGCAGGAATGCGGGATGTCGACCACCATGGTCGGTAACCACCTGCGTGCGCTGGAGCAACGACTGGGCGTCAGTTTGCTCAAACGCACCACCCGCAAACAGAACCTTACCGAATTTGGCGGGCAGTATTATCAGCGCTGTCTGGAAGTGCTGGGGCTGGTGGCCGACTCCGAGCTACTGGCGGAGCAGATTCACAGCGAAGCCCCCAAAGGCACCCTGCGTATCACCGCGCCGCCCGTGTTCGGCACCGAACGCTTGGTGCCGGCCTTGAGTGAGTTTTCCCAGCGTTATCCGCTGATCGACCTGTACGTGGTGCTGAGCAATGAGCGGGTGGACCTCGTCGACAGCGGTTTCGACGTGGCGATCCGTCTCGGCGAACTGGAAACGTCCAGCCTGATCGCCAGACCCCTGCAGGCCTACACCCTCACCCTTTGCGCGTCACCTGAGTACCTGGCGCGACGTGGCACGCCGCAGACCCCGGCCGACCTGCAGCAGCACGACTGCCTGGCCTTCGCTTACCCTGCGACCGACAACTGGCGCGACACCGACAAGCTGTGGCGCATGAACGGGGATGAAGGCGGCGTAGAAGTTCCGGTGGCCGGCTCATTGACCATCAACAGCTCGCAAGGCTTGCACCAGGCGGCGGTAAACGGCATGGGTATCGTCATGCTGGCCGATGCCCTGGTGCAGCCGGACCTGGAGAGCGGCAAACTGGTGGCCTTGCTGACCGGCTATAAACTACCCAGCCGCCCCATGCACCTGCTGTATCGCCAAGACCGTTATCGCTTGCCCAAGCTGCGGGCCTTCGTCGATTTTGTCATGGAGAAATGGGGGCGCTAG
- a CDS encoding aspartate aminotransferase family protein → MTAACLMSTYQPLALSFTRGLGTRLWDQQGREYLDAVAGVAVTNVGHSHPRLVTAISEQAGLLLHTSNLYSIDWQQRLARRLAQLSGLDRAFFNNSGAEANETALKLARLHGWKKGIEAPLVVVMENAFHGRTLGTMAASDGPSVRLGFQRLPGDFLKVEFGDLDALARITQQFGTRIAAVLLEPIQGESGVLPAPPGYLKALRDHCTRHGWLMMLDEIQTGIGRTGAWFAFQHEGIVPDVMTLAKGLGNGIPIGACLARAGVAELFTPGSHGSTFGGNPLACRVGCTVLDIIEEQGLLHNAARQGEHMLARLRMELEEHPQVRAIRGKGLMIGIELASPCRDLAQRAAQEHGLLINVTRGKIIRLLPPLTLHSKEVEMIVRAITRLLA, encoded by the coding sequence ATGACCGCCGCCTGCCTGATGAGCACGTATCAACCCTTGGCCCTGAGCTTTACGCGTGGCCTGGGCACGCGTCTGTGGGACCAACAGGGCCGCGAATACCTCGACGCGGTCGCCGGCGTTGCCGTGACCAATGTCGGCCATTCCCACCCGCGGCTGGTAACGGCCATCAGCGAGCAGGCCGGCCTGCTGTTGCATACCTCCAACCTCTACAGCATCGACTGGCAACAGCGTCTGGCCCGGCGCCTGGCCCAGCTGTCCGGGCTGGACCGCGCTTTCTTCAACAACTCCGGCGCTGAAGCCAATGAGACGGCGCTGAAACTGGCACGGCTGCACGGCTGGAAAAAGGGCATTGAGGCGCCATTGGTGGTGGTAATGGAGAACGCTTTCCACGGGCGCACGCTGGGCACCATGGCAGCCAGTGACGGGCCATCGGTGCGCCTTGGGTTTCAACGTTTGCCGGGGGATTTTCTGAAGGTGGAGTTTGGCGATCTGGACGCATTGGCACGCATCACCCAACAGTTTGGTACGCGCATCGCCGCCGTGCTATTGGAGCCGATCCAGGGCGAAAGCGGTGTGTTACCGGCACCGCCCGGCTATTTGAAAGCGCTGCGCGATCATTGCACGCGCCACGGCTGGCTGATGATGCTCGACGAAATACAAACCGGCATTGGCCGTACCGGGGCCTGGTTCGCCTTCCAGCACGAGGGCATCGTCCCCGATGTCATGACCCTGGCCAAAGGGCTCGGCAACGGCATACCGATCGGCGCCTGCCTGGCCCGCGCCGGCGTCGCCGAACTGTTCACGCCAGGCAGCCATGGCAGCACGTTCGGCGGCAACCCGCTGGCGTGTCGTGTCGGCTGCACGGTGCTGGATATCATCGAAGAGCAGGGCCTGTTGCACAACGCAGCGCGGCAGGGCGAGCACATGCTGGCGCGGTTGCGCATGGAGTTGGAAGAACATCCGCAGGTACGGGCGATTCGTGGCAAGGGTTTGATGATCGGGATCGAGCTGGCCAGCCCTTGTCGCGACCTTGCCCAACGTGCCGCCCAGGAGCACGGGCTGTTGATCAACGTCACGCGGGGCAAGATCATTCGCCTGTTGCCGCCGCTGACGCTGCACAGCAAGGAAGTGGAGATGATCGTACGAGCCATCACCCGACTGCTGGCTTGA
- the punR gene encoding DNA-binding transcriptional activator PunR, with protein sequence MWSEYSLDVVDAVARHGSFSAAAQELHRVPSAISYTVRQLEEWLAVPLFIRRHRDVELTPAGRLFIDEARSVMKKMLGTRRLCQQVANGWSGQLKVAVDSIVKPQRCRQLVLDFYRQFPEVELLLEYEVYNGVWDALADERTDIVIGATSAVPVASHFSFRDMGLLNWLCVVSARHPLATVSGLLSDDQLRPFASLCMTDTSRNLPKRDTWTLDNQRRLVVPNWSSALDCLRDGLCVGMAPAHQVQPWIERGELVALQLSRPFPASPSCVAWAQNKLSPAMAWLLEYLGDTDTLNQEWLNGI encoded by the coding sequence ATGTGGTCCGAATACTCTCTGGATGTGGTCGATGCCGTCGCACGCCACGGCAGTTTCAGCGCCGCTGCCCAGGAACTGCATCGCGTACCGTCGGCCATCAGCTATACCGTGCGTCAGCTGGAAGAGTGGCTGGCGGTGCCGCTGTTCATACGGCGCCACCGTGACGTGGAGCTGACGCCCGCTGGTCGGCTGTTTATCGACGAAGCCCGCAGTGTGATGAAAAAAATGCTCGGCACCCGTCGCTTGTGCCAGCAGGTGGCCAATGGCTGGAGCGGTCAGTTGAAGGTGGCCGTGGATTCCATCGTCAAGCCCCAGCGCTGTCGGCAACTGGTGCTGGATTTCTATCGGCAGTTTCCCGAAGTGGAATTGCTGCTGGAGTACGAGGTGTACAACGGTGTTTGGGATGCGTTGGCGGACGAGCGCACCGACATTGTGATCGGCGCCACCAGCGCGGTACCGGTGGCCAGCCATTTCAGCTTTCGTGATATGGGCTTGTTGAATTGGTTGTGCGTGGTCAGCGCCAGGCACCCCCTGGCAACGGTGAGCGGGCTACTCAGTGACGATCAACTGCGCCCCTTCGCCTCCCTGTGCATGACCGACACCTCGCGCAACCTGCCCAAACGGGACACCTGGACCCTGGATAACCAGCGCCGCCTGGTGGTGCCCAACTGGTCCTCGGCGCTCGACTGCCTGCGCGATGGCCTGTGCGTCGGCATGGCCCCGGCGCATCAGGTGCAGCCGTGGATCGAGCGCGGCGAGCTGGTGGCGCTGCAATTGAGCCGACCCTTTCCGGCCAGCCCATCCTGCGTGGCCTGGGCGCAGAACAAACTGTCGCCAGCCATGGCCTGGTTGCTGGAGTATCTGGGAGATACCGACACCCTGAACCAGGAGTGGTTGAATGGCATCTGA
- the punC gene encoding purine nucleoside transporter PunC, with protein MKNSFGFIWYLAGLSMLGYLAMDMYLPAFGAMGEQLQIGAGAVGASLSIFLAGFALGQLLWGPLSDRLGRKPVLLMGLSLFVLGCLGMFWVQTAPQLWALRFMQAIGVCSAAVSWQALVIDRYPADKAHRVFASIMPLMSLSPALAPLLGAMVLNHFGWQAIFGVLLGVSLLLLLPTVFLRSAPKRQKHQPVRLGYAQLLTSRVFTGNVMIFAACSASFFAWLTASPFILGGMGYSPSDIGLSYVVPTLAFLVGGYSCRSALQRLPGKTLLPWLLAFYCLSMVALYLVATLTVPTLTTLLIPFCLMALCNGASYPIVVANALMPFAENSGKAVALQNTLQLGLCFLASLLVSSMIEQPLLITVIVMLATAPLAVLGYWLARPKGNACELSSA; from the coding sequence ATGAAAAATTCTTTTGGTTTCATTTGGTATCTGGCGGGGCTGAGCATGCTCGGTTATCTCGCCATGGACATGTACTTGCCGGCGTTTGGCGCCATGGGCGAGCAATTACAGATTGGCGCCGGGGCCGTGGGCGCCAGCTTGAGCATTTTCCTTGCCGGTTTTGCGCTAGGGCAGTTGCTGTGGGGACCATTGTCTGACCGGCTCGGCCGCAAGCCGGTCCTGCTCATGGGGTTGAGCCTGTTTGTACTGGGTTGCCTGGGCATGTTCTGGGTGCAGACCGCGCCGCAGCTCTGGGCATTGCGCTTTATGCAGGCGATCGGTGTGTGCTCTGCGGCCGTGAGTTGGCAGGCGCTGGTGATTGACCGCTACCCGGCGGACAAGGCCCACCGCGTCTTCGCCAGCATCATGCCGCTGATGTCGCTGTCGCCGGCGTTGGCGCCCTTGTTGGGCGCGATGGTGTTGAATCACTTTGGCTGGCAGGCGATTTTCGGTGTATTGCTGGGGGTGTCGCTGCTTCTGTTGCTGCCGACGGTGTTCCTGCGCAGCGCGCCGAAGCGTCAGAAGCACCAACCCGTGCGCCTGGGCTATGCACAGTTGCTCACGTCACGGGTATTTACCGGCAATGTCATGATATTTGCCGCCTGCTCCGCCAGTTTCTTTGCCTGGCTGACCGCTTCGCCATTCATCCTCGGCGGCATGGGCTACAGCCCGAGTGACATCGGCCTCAGCTATGTGGTGCCGACCCTGGCCTTTCTCGTCGGCGGCTACAGTTGCCGCAGCGCCTTGCAGCGCTTGCCGGGCAAAACCTTGCTACCGTGGTTGCTCGCCTTCTATTGCCTGAGCATGGTGGCGTTGTACCTGGTTGCAACCCTGACCGTGCCGACCCTCACCACCTTGCTGATTCCGTTCTGCCTGATGGCGCTGTGCAATGGCGCCAGCTACCCGATCGTGGTGGCGAATGCGCTGATGCCATTTGCGGAAAACTCCGGCAAAGCGGTGGCGCTGCAAAATACCCTGCAGTTGGGCTTGTGCTTTCTCGCCAGTCTGCTGGTGTCGTCGATGATCGAGCAACCGCTGTTGATCACGGTGATTGTGATGTTGGCGACCGCGCCGTTGGCGGTGTTGGGTTATTGGCTGGCGCGGCCGAAGGGTAATGCTTGCGAACTGTCCAGCGCCTGA
- a CDS encoding nucleoside-binding protein — translation MKKALQGATVALTLLGGGEAVAVEWMDNSLGFRYGQHFTNPNNPDDFSKRIYSFTHASGYMYGSNFLNLDVFLSDSKDPRKGTAHGGSEVYAVYRHQLYASRVFDVPQGNGLIKDYALTLGFDANRNNNFASAKKRALVIGPTLKFNTVGVLDLSLMYYKEKNHTGIPGAKESNHTFDDTYMLNLTWMRPFEIANHAAKFQGFINYVGEKGEDYHGRDTAPEALMRTALMVAVRPGKSVKPNLYLGVGYEYWHNKFGVDGGRGSRTSTPTLNMEVTF, via the coding sequence ATGAAAAAGGCATTGCAGGGCGCAACCGTCGCATTGACCCTCCTCGGCGGCGGGGAGGCTGTCGCAGTGGAATGGATGGACAACAGCCTGGGGTTTCGCTACGGCCAACACTTCACCAACCCGAACAACCCCGACGACTTCAGCAAGCGCATCTACAGCTTCACCCACGCCAGCGGCTACATGTACGGCAGCAATTTCCTGAATCTCGATGTGTTCCTGTCCGACAGCAAAGACCCACGCAAGGGCACCGCCCACGGTGGCAGCGAGGTGTACGCGGTGTACCGCCATCAGCTCTACGCCTCACGGGTATTCGATGTGCCGCAGGGGAACGGGCTGATCAAGGATTACGCGCTGACGCTGGGCTTCGATGCCAACCGCAATAACAATTTCGCCTCCGCCAAAAAACGCGCATTGGTCATCGGCCCCACCTTGAAATTCAATACCGTCGGTGTGCTGGACCTGAGCCTGATGTACTACAAGGAAAAGAACCACACCGGCATTCCCGGCGCGAAGGAATCGAACCACACCTTCGACGACACTTACATGCTCAACCTGACCTGGATGCGCCCGTTCGAGATTGCCAACCACGCGGCGAAATTCCAGGGCTTCATCAATTACGTGGGGGAGAAAGGCGAGGACTATCATGGCCGCGATACCGCGCCGGAAGCCCTGATGCGCACCGCGCTGATGGTGGCGGTGCGACCGGGCAAGAGCGTCAAGCCGAACCTGTACCTCGGCGTGGGCTACGAATACTGGCATAACAAATTTGGCGTGGACGGCGGCCGGGGTAGCCGCACTTCAACGCCGACGCTGAATATGGAAGTGACGTTCTAG
- a CDS encoding nucleobase:cation symporter-2 family protein, translating into MTIPKASPQRPEDENLGVAANMAYGLQHVLTMYGGIVAVPLIVGQAAGLSPADIGLLIAASLFAGGLATLLQTIGVPFFGCQLPLVQGVSFAGVATMVAIVGSDGAGGVPAILGAVMAASFIGLLITPVFSRITQFFPPLVTGIVITTIGLTLMPVAARWAMGGNSRAADFGSMSNIGLAALTLVLVLLLSKIGSAAISRLSILLAMVIGTVIAVFLGMADFSGVTQGPMFGFPTPFHFGMPTFHVAAIISMCIVVMVTLVETSADILAVGEIIDTKVDSKRLGNGLRADMLSSLFAPIFGSFTQSAFAQNVGLVAVTGVKSRFVVATGGVFLVVLGLLPFMGRVIAAVPTSVLGGAGIVLFGTVAASGIRTLSKVDYRNNMNLIIVATSIGFGMIPIAAPSFYDQFPSWFATIFHSGISSSAIMAILLNLTFNHFTAGNSDQQSVFVAGTERSLCFRDVAALRDGDYYRGGKLFDAEGKEIPLVADMPKRTVKAETSKV; encoded by the coding sequence ATGACTATCCCGAAGGCGTCACCGCAGCGGCCCGAAGATGAAAATCTGGGCGTCGCCGCCAACATGGCTTACGGCCTGCAGCATGTGCTCACCATGTATGGCGGCATCGTTGCCGTACCGCTGATCGTCGGCCAGGCGGCCGGGTTGTCGCCGGCGGATATCGGTCTGTTGATCGCCGCGTCGTTGTTTGCCGGTGGCCTGGCCACATTGTTGCAGACCATTGGGGTGCCATTCTTCGGCTGCCAGTTGCCGCTGGTGCAGGGTGTGTCGTTCGCCGGTGTGGCGACCATGGTCGCGATCGTTGGCAGCGACGGGGCAGGGGGCGTGCCGGCGATTCTCGGCGCGGTAATGGCCGCGTCGTTCATTGGTTTGTTGATCACCCCGGTGTTCTCGCGCATCACCCAGTTTTTCCCGCCGCTGGTGACCGGTATTGTGATTACCACCATCGGCCTGACCCTGATGCCCGTGGCGGCGCGCTGGGCCATGGGCGGCAACAGCCGCGCGGCGGATTTCGGCAGCATGTCGAATATCGGCCTGGCGGCACTGACACTGGTGCTGGTGTTGCTGCTGAGCAAAATCGGCAGCGCCGCCATCTCGCGCCTGTCGATTCTGCTGGCGATGGTGATCGGCACAGTGATCGCGGTGTTCCTGGGCATGGCCGACTTCTCCGGCGTGACCCAGGGGCCCATGTTCGGCTTTCCCACGCCGTTTCATTTCGGCATGCCGACCTTTCATGTGGCGGCGATCATTTCCATGTGCATCGTGGTGATGGTGACGCTGGTGGAAACCTCGGCGGACATTCTCGCGGTGGGCGAGATCATCGATACCAAAGTCGACTCCAAACGCCTCGGCAACGGCCTGCGCGCCGATATGCTGTCGAGCCTGTTCGCGCCGATCTTCGGTTCATTCACACAAAGCGCGTTCGCCCAGAACGTCGGCCTGGTCGCGGTGACCGGGGTGAAAAGCCGGTTCGTGGTGGCAACCGGCGGGGTGTTCCTGGTGGTGCTTGGCCTGCTGCCGTTTATGGGCCGGGTGATTGCTGCCGTGCCCACCTCGGTGCTTGGCGGTGCCGGCATTGTGTTGTTCGGCACGGTGGCGGCCAGCGGTATTCGCACCTTGTCCAAGGTGGATTACCGCAACAACATGAACCTGATCATTGTCGCCACGAGTATCGGTTTCGGCATGATTCCCATCGCCGCGCCCAGCTTCTATGACCAATTCCCCAGCTGGTTCGCGACGATTTTCCATTCGGGCATCAGTTCGTCGGCGATCATGGCGATCTTGCTCAACCTGACGTTCAACCACTTCACTGCCGGTAACTCGGACCAGCAATCGGTATTCGTGGCGGGGACTGAGCGCAGTTTGTGCTTTCGCGACGTGGCGGCGCTGCGCGACGGCGATTACTACCGGGGCGGGAAGCTGTTCGATGCCGAGGGCAAGGAGATTCCACTGGTGGCGGATATGCCGAAGAGAACAGTGAAGGCTGAAACCAGCAAGGTCTAA
- a CDS encoding proline iminopeptidase-family hydrolase, translating into MEFIDKVREGYAPFGAYQTWYRITGELATGRTPLVILHGGPGCTHDYVDAFKDVAASGHAVIHYDQLGNGRSTHLPEKPASFWTVELFLDELNNLLDHLQISDNYAILGQSWGGMLGSEHAILQPKGLRAFIPANSPTCMRTWVSEANRLRKLLPEGVHETLLKHEAAGTYQDPEYQAASRIFYDQHVCRVNPWPEEVARTFAQVDADPTVYHAMSGPTEFHVIGSLKDWNVIGRLPGINVPTLVISGRHDEATPLVVKPFLDEIPDVRWALFEDSSHMPHVEERQACMGTVVKFLDEVCSARHAALKAS; encoded by the coding sequence ATGGAATTCATCGACAAAGTCCGCGAAGGCTACGCCCCCTTCGGCGCCTATCAGACGTGGTATCGCATCACCGGTGAGCTGGCCACAGGCCGCACCCCGTTGGTGATCCTCCATGGCGGCCCCGGCTGCACCCACGATTACGTCGACGCGTTCAAGGACGTGGCCGCCAGCGGCCATGCGGTGATTCACTATGACCAGTTGGGCAACGGTCGTTCAACGCACCTGCCGGAAAAACCGGCTTCGTTCTGGACCGTCGAGCTGTTCCTCGACGAATTGAACAACCTGCTCGACCACCTGCAAATCAGCGACAACTACGCGATCCTCGGCCAATCCTGGGGCGGCATGCTCGGCAGCGAACACGCGATTTTGCAGCCCAAGGGCCTGCGCGCCTTTATCCCGGCCAACTCACCGACGTGCATGCGCACCTGGGTCAGCGAGGCCAATCGGCTGCGCAAGCTGTTGCCTGAAGGTGTGCATGAAACCTTGCTCAAGCACGAAGCCGCCGGTACCTACCAGGACCCGGAATACCAGGCCGCCTCGCGGATTTTCTACGACCAGCACGTCTGCCGGGTCAACCCGTGGCCGGAAGAGGTGGCACGCACCTTCGCCCAGGTCGATGCCGACCCGACGGTGTACCACGCCATGAGCGGCCCGACGGAATTTCATGTGATCGGCAGCTTGAAGGACTGGAACGTGATCGGTCGCCTGCCTGGGATCAACGTGCCGACCCTGGTGATCTCCGGTCGTCATGACGAAGCCACGCCGTTGGTGGTCAAGCCATTCCTGGATGAAATCCCGGACGTGCGTTGGGCGCTGTTCGAAGATTCCAGCCACATGCCCCATGTGGAGGAACGCCAGGCGTGCATGGGGACCGTGGTGAAGTTTCTGGATGAGGTGTGTTCAGCACGGCACGCAGCACTCAAAGCCAGTTGA
- a CDS encoding LuxR family transcriptional regulator — MLARLTAFNNRLMPGRSLDEQMDNTFILAQQLGFDALVYDYTPVPIDLNGALITPSVLQLRNTPTDWHALWCSEGFYQIDPVQHLALRSVSPFVWSYEAKAETALQTIIDPCHAPVCSYLHEQQLTCGVSVPIHLPRGGFASLTGLRTGKASAVLKDAQQTLSDFSVIGHALQEAAYPLFNKALRTYPHIHLTKRERECLKWAAEGLTAAEIATQLTRSLAVVTLHLASAMHKLGAKNRVQAVVRATHYRLLDD; from the coding sequence ATGCTGGCCAGGCTAACTGCCTTCAATAATCGTCTGATGCCGGGCAGGAGCCTGGACGAGCAGATGGACAATACGTTTATCCTCGCCCAGCAACTGGGCTTCGATGCGCTGGTGTACGACTACACGCCGGTGCCCATCGACCTCAATGGTGCGCTGATCACGCCCTCGGTGCTGCAACTGCGCAACACGCCGACCGACTGGCACGCCTTGTGGTGCAGCGAAGGTTTCTACCAGATCGACCCGGTGCAACACCTGGCCTTGCGCAGCGTATCGCCGTTTGTCTGGTCGTATGAGGCAAAGGCCGAGACTGCACTGCAAACGATCATCGACCCCTGCCATGCACCCGTTTGTTCCTACCTGCACGAACAACAGTTGACCTGCGGCGTCAGCGTGCCGATCCACCTGCCCCGCGGAGGCTTCGCTTCACTGACCGGGCTGCGTACCGGTAAGGCGAGCGCGGTATTGAAAGATGCGCAGCAAACCTTGTCGGACTTCAGCGTGATCGGCCACGCGTTGCAGGAGGCAGCTTATCCTTTATTCAACAAAGCCTTGCGCACCTACCCGCATATCCACCTGACCAAACGCGAGCGCGAGTGCCTGAAATGGGCGGCCGAGGGCTTGACTGCGGCCGAGATCGCCACGCAATTGACCCGCTCGCTGGCGGTGGTGACCCTGCACCTGGCGTCGGCCATGCACAAGTTGGGCGCCAAGAACCGCGTGCAGGCGGTGGTGCGCGCCACGCACTACCGGTTGCTGGACGATTGA
- a CDS encoding proline iminopeptidase-family hydrolase — protein MWREIAPDQQYNVQVDGHNLVVYSFGEGDEVLLCLNGGPGLPCDYLRDAHGWLKDHNLRVVAFDQLGTGASARPTDVSLWEIRRYVEEVETVRQALGLGPVHLLGHSWGGWLGIEYAVHYPDALKSLILENTVGDIPHLSRELERLRGALGSETVAMMQRHEAMGTLDHPQYQAAITLLNYRHVCRLDEWPEPVKRSLGDWNMGPYETMQGPNEFLYIGNLKDWNRLAEMADLRMPILITTGQHDELTPACAMRMKMAARHAELHVFPNSSHMPFYEEPEAYFPVLLDFLARHRG, from the coding sequence ATGTGGCGTGAAATTGCCCCCGACCAGCAGTACAACGTGCAAGTCGACGGCCATAATCTCGTGGTCTACAGCTTTGGCGAAGGCGATGAGGTGCTGCTGTGCCTCAACGGCGGGCCGGGCCTGCCGTGTGACTATTTGCGCGACGCCCATGGCTGGCTCAAAGACCATAACCTGCGAGTGGTTGCATTCGACCAGCTTGGCACGGGCGCATCAGCCAGACCGACCGACGTTTCCCTGTGGGAAATCCGCCGTTATGTCGAAGAAGTCGAGACCGTGCGCCAGGCACTGGGCCTGGGCCCTGTGCACCTGCTCGGGCATTCCTGGGGCGGTTGGCTGGGCATCGAGTACGCCGTTCATTACCCCGATGCGCTGAAAAGCCTGATCCTCGAAAACACGGTCGGCGATATTCCCCACCTGTCCCGGGAACTTGAACGCCTGCGCGGCGCCCTTGGCAGCGAAACCGTGGCCATGATGCAGCGCCATGAAGCCATGGGCACGCTCGATCACCCGCAGTATCAAGCCGCCATTACCTTGCTCAACTATCGCCACGTGTGCCGCCTGGACGAATGGCCGGAGCCGGTCAAGCGCTCCCTCGGCGACTGGAACATGGGGCCTTACGAAACCATGCAGGGGCCCAACGAATTCCTTTATATCGGCAACCTCAAGGACTGGAACCGCCTTGCTGAAATGGCCGATTTGCGCATGCCGATCCTGATCACCACCGGCCAGCACGACGAACTCACGCCGGCCTGTGCCATGCGCATGAAGATGGCGGCCCGGCACGCCGAACTGCACGTATTTCCCAACAGCAGCCATATGCCGTTCTACGAAGAACCCGAGGCGTATTTTCCGGTGCTGCTGGACTTTCTCGCCCGCCACCGAGGCTGA
- a CDS encoding ABC transporter permease, producing MNLARYRFVLSLPLQLLPVLLGISLITFVLVRSIPGDPARALLGSRSTPDALLKIRAQYGLDEPLWLQYFYFLKNLLKGDLGQSLLYKVDALKLIVTRIEPTLVLVLGSVLLALLIAVPLATLAARNKGGWPDNLIRVFTTVGLGMPAFWLGLMLILLLSVQWGLFPVSGYGRTWLDKAHHMVLPCLTIALALSAVLVRNLRASMLVELQADHVTAARARGLSEAAVFRRHVVPNSLVPAVNLLAVNIGWLISGTVVIESLFAIPGIGQLLVRGIFTRDYMVVQGVAMVLACATVVVNFIADVVTVALDPRVKMQ from the coding sequence ATGAACCTCGCGCGTTACCGCTTCGTACTGTCCCTGCCCCTGCAATTGTTGCCGGTGCTATTGGGCATCAGCCTGATCACCTTTGTGCTGGTGCGCTCGATCCCGGGCGATCCGGCGCGCGCGCTGCTGGGTTCGCGCAGCACGCCGGACGCGTTGCTGAAAATCCGCGCCCAGTACGGCCTCGATGAACCGTTGTGGCTGCAATATTTCTACTTCCTGAAGAACCTGCTCAAGGGCGACCTCGGCCAATCGCTGCTGTACAAGGTCGACGCCCTCAAGCTGATCGTCACCCGTATCGAACCAACGTTGGTGCTGGTGCTCGGCAGTGTGCTGCTGGCGCTGCTGATAGCGGTACCGCTGGCGACTCTGGCGGCGCGCAATAAAGGTGGCTGGCCGGACAACCTGATCCGCGTCTTCACCACGGTCGGCCTGGGCATGCCGGCGTTCTGGCTGGGCCTGATGCTGATCCTGTTGCTGAGCGTGCAATGGGGCCTGTTCCCGGTGTCCGGTTACGGGCGCACCTGGCTGGACAAGGCCCACCATATGGTGCTGCCGTGTTTGACCATTGCCCTGGCGCTGTCGGCGGTGCTGGTGCGCAATTTGCGCGCGAGCATGCTGGTGGAACTGCAGGCCGATCATGTCACCGCTGCACGGGCGCGCGGGCTGTCGGAAGCCGCCGTGTTCCGCCGTCACGTCGTGCCCAATTCCCTGGTGCCGGCGGTCAACCTGCTGGCCGTGAACATCGGCTGGCTGATCAGCGGCACGGTGGTCATCGAAAGCCTGTTCGCCATTCCCGGCATCGGCCAGTTACTGGTGCGCGGTATTTTTACCCGCGACTACATGGTGGTACAGGGCGTGGCGATGGTGCTGGCCTGTGCGACGGTGGTGGTCAACTTCATCGCCGACGTGGTGACGGTGGCCCTCGACCCACGAGTGAAGATGCAATGA